The genomic DNA GCTGCCCGCGTCATTCCCAACACCGTCCGCGTCATTCCCAACTTGATTGGGAATCTATAGATTGGTCATGCCGACACTTCCTGCCTGCCGGCGCCCGCCTGTCTGCGGACACGGGGCATGGTATTCTTGTTATCCAACTTTGAATTAACGAACAGCTTCCTGGATTCCCCCGCCGCGGCAGGGGAATAACGTAAATGGGTAATCATCAAATTAAAATCAATTACTGAAATCTTATCTATAAATATTTAACAAAATAAAAGATGAAGTGCCGATGTTTATCGGAGCCGCCCAACATCCCGCTGCTCTATGGATTATGAAATAAGCAAGTTTCGATTGTTTGCGCATTATTTTAAGAACTCTATAAAAAGGCCGGACAGTAGTGAAGTGTAATAAAATAAATTTAGTATTGACGAATTGGTTTGAAACTGTTTATAGTAATTTGCGTAGTTTATTAAAAAGGAGAATGTCATGTTGTTTGGAATATTTTTATTATGTATAGGCGCTTTATATCTTCTTCGCAATTTTGGTTTATTTCATGGAAGTATTTGGAATTGGGCTTGGCCAATCCTATTAATTTGCATGGGTATCTGGTTGATAATAAAACCTTTTGCTTATAGAGCCAACTCAGATGAAAGCAATGAGCAAAGCAAGGATTTGACCACAAATATTCCCCCTTCAGATTAAGTATAGGCGGATTTTATCCCATATTTTAAAGTGGACTGCAAATAAATTCCTTTTGTTATTAAGCGGTGATGGGTAACCAAAAATAAACACACCCCCTCTCAAGAGGGTAATAAATAAAATGCACGAGGACGCATACCAACCACCCTAATCTCTCCCAAGAGGGGAATAATATCTATGTTAACACGTTATATGATTACACAATTTAAAATCCCCCGCCACTGGCGGGGGATTTAGGGGTGTGTTGACGATTGTAAAAAATAATAAGAAAGTTGTCGAATATTTTATTTTTCTGTGATGGTATTTTTTGCCCAAACGTGTAATGGTATCAATTCATAGCAATGCCCTATATGATAATCACTGCCATTATGAAATTACTGCCTGCCGGCAGGCATGGCTGTAAAATATGGAGTTAAAAAAATCTCATTAACGACTTTAAGCCAGTAAAAAATGCATTAAACACCCGGAGGCTAATGGCACGGTGAGATTATCATCGATATAAAGTGGTAAAAATTCAAATAATGCGCCAACAAGCACACCTCCCAAAGCGATTGTATATTTCAAATCGGGGACGAAAGAGACAACAATAGCGGAGGCCGCAATAAATGCCAGCGTTCCCTGAGGAGATTTGTTGTGAAATCTTATACTGCCGAAACGCCGTCCGAAAAGCGCCGCGGCAGTATCGCCTATTACAATAATCACCATTGAGGCGGCCGCTACCGGAATATCAAATAATAAATAGACTAATATGCCGGCTAATAATATAGTGGTAGCTCCGGAAAAACTTTTTTTCTCCCTGGGACGCATAATAAAGCCAAAATATTTCGCTAAAAACCGCTTAATTTTCTCATTACCGAAAAGCCGCAATAAATCAAACATACCGGCAAAAGTAAATGCGATTAAAAGGCAAATTATTACTATTTCCGAAGAAAACAGAAAAAAGCCCATAGGCATAGTTAACGAAAGAAGATGTATCCCCTTACGGCAAATCTCGCCTTTCCAGCTTATAAATGAATCATCATTGACTGCGTTTCCATCAGTCATGAATCATCCCTTGGGAGCAATTTCAACCACACGTATCGTTTCGGGAAATTTATATTTATTCAGCGTTTTAGTATCTATTACAATCTCCGCATTGGCTCGCCACTGCTCCATAACCTGCCTTTTCACAATAGAATCTGCTTGCTCGATTAATGCCCTTTTGATACCGGGTTTAACCTGGTTAAGCTTTTTATCGGATTTGCGGTCGACAAGCTTTGCAATATGGTAGCCCCATTCGGTTTTAAACGGCAGAGAGATGCTGCCTTTATCAAGGCTGTTGACAATACTAAAGAATTCTTCGCCTAATTCCTGCTCGGAAATATAGCCAAGGTCGTAGGCAACCTCTCTGATTTCAGGTTCGCCGGGATAATATTTTAGAGCCATTGTTTTAAAATCAGCGCCCGCCTCAAGCGAATCTCTTATAATTAAAGCTGTCGATGAATCCTTAAAAATAATATGCTGAACGTGAAGCGGTTTTTTCTCTCTATAGCGTTTTTCAAAATTTTCTTTATAATATTGCTCCATCTCTTCCTCGGAGGGCTGGTATTCAAGATTGCGCAATATATGTTTTACCCTAAGAGAAGCCTCTTTGCGGGTAACCTCATCCTTAACCTGGATAACCTTGGGGTCATCGTAATAACCAAGACTCTTTCCGGCCGCTCGAAGAAGCGGATTAATGGCAATTTCTTGTAAAAAATTTTTCTTGTCGTTTATTGTTGGCTCGGTAATTTGATTCATTCGCAGATATTTCGGATATTTATTCTGCATCTCATTCTCGAATACAGTGTCTTTCTCATTGACAATCATCACCCACTCGTTCGGGTCGAGTGTGCTATCGGGTTTGTTCAGTATTTCCTCATTATAAACGGGTGTAAAATTAGTTTTTAATGAATCGACAAATTTATCGGTTAATTCTTTTTCCTTAGCGCGAGACAACTGAGTTTTAATTTTGTCAAATAGTTTTTTATCAAGCTCAAGCTGTACTTCTGACTTATGGTCGTCTATCCTGATAATATGATAGCCAAAACTGGTCTTAACCGGTCCAATTATATCCCCGATATTAGCGGCAAAAGAGGCAGAATCAAAAGCAGGCACCATTCTGCCGCGAGGGAAATAACCCAGATCGCCGCCTTTCTGATTATTGCTTCTATCCTGTGAATATTTAACAACCAGGCTATCCCAATTTTCGCCTTTTTTGGCCCTCTCATAAACAGCTTTAGCCCGCGCTATTGTCTCTTCGATATTTATATCGATAGCTTTTTTCTTTTTATCTTCCGAATTCAAACCGGCTGTATCGGGAGGGGGAATCTTAATCAGAATATGAGCGGCTTTAACTTGTTCGGGGTCTATAAATTTATCAAGGTTTTGTTGATAATACTCAACTATTTCGCTGGAATCTATGCTGACATTAGCAACAATTTCTCCCTGGTACATTATCTTTAAAACAACATTTACCAAATCATTTGTGCGTTTATCAAGAAATTCCCTGTCATATTCAAGTTCTGCTGCCATTGAGTCTATTCTGATATCAATTAACGCTAAGTCAATTAGTGAATCCAGTAAAGCAGCTTTCAACGATTCAATGTTGGTAGTATCGCTGATAATGATATTTGATGACTCGGCAATTGAATCGAGTTGAGCGCCGCTAATCGATTTACCATCGACACTGGCTAATATCATGGAATCTTTATCAATCTGTTCATGCTTAAAAATACAGGCAGTAGTTAAGAGTAATATAGCAATTAGCGTCAATTTTATTGTTCTCACTTTTTCCTCCAATTCGTTTTTGTAAAAATAAGCTAATTTTTGCTTTTGCAATTATATCAACATAAGATTACATGTCAAGTTTTATCATGCCTATAAATAAAATTTTACTATCAGCCTGCATTCTTTATAAAACTTAATCCGCCATAGGCAGACTTTTCTACCAGAGCTGTCGGAAGTAACTTCCGACAATACAAGGTAATTTTTAACAGCGCAAAAACACTCTGTATTCTTAATTGGTCCCGATACTATTTCTATCATATTATTGTCTATTAGATTAAAAGCTGATTCCTAATAATATAATTGACTTTATGAATAATCCGGTATAGAAGTATCTGCCAATTAAGCCTAAGAAAAATCAGGCTTGTTTATTTTAACAAGCCTGATATTTTGTAATAATTGCCAACAGAAAAGAATATTAGAAAATTAAATATTCCAAACCGTATTATTTCAGCAGCGTCATCTTTTTCGTTTGCACAAAACCATCTGTTTTAATGCTGTAAAAATATACGCCGGATGATTGATTGTTTGCATGCCAGGCAATTTGATAAGAGCCAGCAGATTTTTCTTCGCTTACGAGAGTAGCTGCACAGCGGCCAAGTATATCATAAATTTCGATAGTTACAAAAGATTGTTTCTGTAAACTGTATTCGATAATAGTAGAAGCGTTAAACGGATTAGGATAGTTGTTTGCCAGTATAAAGTTGTCAGGTTGATCTCTTTCAGATTCGATAGAGGAAATCTCGAATAATGCCCCTCTATCACCGTCATAACGGCCGGAATTTCTACAGGGAGAATCATCCTGTAAACGGAAATTGTTGTTGTCTTCATCGACAAAAAGCGGATCCATGTCTTGATCCCCCAGACCGGGGTTAAATGGGTTTACCTCATCGCCGCCTCAGCCAGGGCAAAATTCAGCATAGCGATAGCTAATTGTATTGTAAACCGTATTAAAGCCTATGTAACCCGGAATCTCATTCTCGATGCCAAAATATCCATAATAGCAATCAGTTATAATATTATCATATATCTGTGTATTAGCTCCGATGCCAATATAGAATGTTCTAATTCCAGAATCCGTCATCCCTGTAATAGTGTTATTTTTAATTATGGCTGATGATCCAGAGCCAATATAGAGGCCGGCATGACCGTCTATAATAACGCAGTTTTCAATATCGAGATGAGAACCGCTGACACAAATTGCTCCAGTGTTTATGCGACCATGAATTAATGCACCATGTCCATTAATATAGACGTTTAAACCGGTCGTGATATTTAGGTTTCCCAAGTATTCAATACTGGGGTCGAGATCGAGCCATTTATCGTACTCGCCACTGCCACCCGCCTCATCGTAAACCTCCCATAAACTCTGATAAGCAATTGCCGGGATATTGCCCATCAAAAGCATCATGATGATGATTAGTAAAGTTTTTTTCATAAACGCTCCTAACGTTAGAAGTTATATCTATATAATAATATTATTATCTTAATATTGCAAGAATTTTATTTAATAAATTGATATTGTTATACAAATATCGTAAAAATAACAGTAGGTTTCCTCTATTCTATTTTCGTTTAATATCAATACTATTCCGTTATCACACAATAAGTTAATTCTATCTGTTTTCAAAGATCATTAAACCGTTATCTCTATCCGTAATATATGAATTATCCTCATCAGCCCAGACACCATATGCATACGGTGTACTGTAAGCCGCTAAGAAGCAAGGAGCATAAGGATTGGAAATATCGATAACTTTCAAACCACCAGAACCATCGGCAAGATAGCAGCGATTGCCCACAACATGAACGTCCTTGGTTCTGCCTGAGGTGTTAATATTGCTAATAAGCACAGGGTCAGCGGAATATAATGAATCGTGGTCAAACGATGGTATGGTATCGGGCAAATCGAAAATCTGTAACCCGCCGCGGTCATCGGCAACATACGCAAAACCACCCTGAGTAGTTACAGCCAATGCTATTGATGGCGTATCGCCCCAACCCAAAATCTGAGGGCTGTTTAATAGAAGCGAATCCACGCCATCGGCTGTATGGGTTGCAGAGACATTAAGCCACCATAAACCCACCTGTGAAACCGCTACGAATACAAACATTCCGGATTGATATTCAACTGTATATATATCATTTGTCGTATCGCAATATTCAACATAGATAGACATCGTATCAAAGCAGACACCTTCAGGATCGGAGGGAAGTTTAATAGGTAAAACATTATAAGCATCGCCAAATTGGGGTACGCTATCGACATACACAATCTGATTGAAGCAAATATATCGCTTGCTGAATCCCGAATGAACCGAAAAGAGATATAGCGTATCCGGATAGGGATAAGAAATGCCTGTTAAGCATTCGAGATTTTGTTCCCAGAAAAGGCACCTGCTTTTATAGGAATCCGGATCGTAGGGATATCTAATATCCAAAGCCATAATTTTTCCGTCCATATCGGCAACATAGGCGATATGATCATCATGAACTTTCCATACCGATTGAGCGAAATCTCCGTCGCTTCTATCGATATTAGCAAGATAAACCGGCTCAGCCGGATTAGTAACATCAAACATCGTTAATAGCGCATGTCCATCGGCAACATATGCCACAATGCTGTCGGGTTTTTCCGGATTTACAAAAACATCCTGAGCAGTTCCCGGCGTACTAGCGACTGCAAGCAATCCGATATAATTTGAGCTATTGTTAATTCTAAATGACCAGACCATTGCATCTGACCAATCCCCCCAAACATTAATATCATTTTGAGCTCTTACTCTCCAATAATACAAGTCGTTGCTAAAATTGCCGCATGTGTAAGTAGTATCAGTATCGCCGAATGTGGTATCGTTTACTTCAATATTTGTAAATGATGAATTTGTAGCAATCATAATCTGGTATTTTTCAGCGTCTTCCAATCTATTCCAAATTAACTCGGGAGATTCAACAAAGGTAAGACCTGTATTTGGCGGATAAACAAGCTCAACAACATCAACATCATATTCGGAACCATCGCTGATTCGGAAAAACCAGATAGTCGCTTCCGATAAAGCGCTCCAACTTGAATCATTTATTTGAGCTGATACTCTCCAAAAATACAGACTATTACTGAGTTGGTTTTCATATCTATATGTAGTATCACTAATTACGGTATCAACAATACAAACCGAGAAATCAACATCTCCCGAAATTTGAACACTGTAATTAATAGATTCCTCAAAAGTTCTCCATATAAGTTGAGGTGTTGCAGCAAACATCATGCTATTTAACGGATAGGTTAATCTAACAACTTCCTGATTTTCACCAATATGGAAAGACCTGATTTTGGCATCAGACCAGTCCCCCCAAATATTATCGGTATTTTTAGCT from Candidatus Zixiibacteriota bacterium includes the following:
- a CDS encoding peptidylprolyl isomerase, translated to MRTIKLTLIAILLLTTACIFKHEQIDKDSMILASVDGKSISGAQLDSIAESSNIIISDTTNIESLKAALLDSLIDLALIDIRIDSMAAELEYDREFLDKRTNDLVNVVLKIMYQGEIVANVSIDSSEIVEYYQQNLDKFIDPEQVKAAHILIKIPPPDTAGLNSEDKKKKAIDINIEETIARAKAVYERAKKGENWDSLVVKYSQDRSNNQKGGDLGYFPRGRMVPAFDSASFAANIGDIIGPVKTSFGYHIIRIDDHKSEVQLELDKKLFDKIKTQLSRAKEKELTDKFVDSLKTNFTPVYNEEILNKPDSTLDPNEWVMIVNEKDTVFENEMQNKYPKYLRMNQITEPTINDKKNFLQEIAINPLLRAAGKSLGYYDDPKVIQVKDEVTRKEASLRVKHILRNLEYQPSEEEMEQYYKENFEKRYREKKPLHVQHIIFKDSSTALIIRDSLEAGADFKTMALKYYPGEPEIREVAYDLGYISEQELGEEFFSIVNSLDKGSISLPFKTEWGYHIAKLVDRKSDKKLNQVKPGIKRALIEQADSIVKRQVMEQWRANAEIVIDTKTLNKYKFPETIRVVEIAPKG
- a CDS encoding T9SS type A sorting domain-containing protein; this encodes MDPLFVDEDNNNFRLQDDSPCRNSGRYDGDRGALFEISSIESERDQPDNFILANNYPNPFNASTIIEYSLQKQSFVTIEIYDILGRCAATLVSEEKSAGSYQIAWHANNQSSGVYFYSIKTDGFVQTKKMTLLK
- a CDS encoding right-handed parallel beta-helix repeat-containing protein; the encoded protein is MKKTLLIIIMMLLMGNIPAIAYQSLWEVYDEAGGSGEYDKWLDLDPSIEYLGNLNITTGLNVYINGHGALIHGRINTGAICVSGSHLDIENCVIIDGHAGLYIGSGSSAIIKNNTITGMTDSGIRTFYIGIGANTQIYDNIITDCYYGYFGIENEIPGYIGFNTVYNTISYRYAEFCPG
- a CDS encoding DUF4962 domain-containing protein, with translation MKKLFEIKRFLVPFIILSLTIILFILNCTKETIIIYKPFTKSVTLKYPPDSDPILETMPSLIWELLDEAVNYQVQLASDPAFSSLVFTKAENDTMYLYQSDIDNGHYYWRVRAKNTDNIWGDWSDAKIRSFHIGENQEVVRLTYPLNSMMFAATPQLIWRTFEESINYSVQISGDVDFSVCIVDTVISDTTYRYENQLSNSLYFWRVSAQINDSSWSALSEATIWFFRISDGSEYDVDVVELVYPPNTGLTFVESPELIWNRLEDAEKYQIMIATNSSFTNIEVNDTTFGDTDTTYTCGNFSNDLYYWRVRAQNDINVWGDWSDAMVWSFRINNSSNYIGLLAVASTPGTAQDVFVNPEKPDSIVAYVADGHALLTMFDVTNPAEPVYLANIDRSDGDFAQSVWKVHDDHIAYVADMDGKIMALDIRYPYDPDSYKSRCLFWEQNLECLTGISYPYPDTLYLFSVHSGFSKRYICFNQIVYVDSVPQFGDAYNVLPIKLPSDPEGVCFDTMSIYVEYCDTTNDIYTVEYQSGMFVFVAVSQVGLWWLNVSATHTADGVDSLLLNSPQILGWGDTPSIALAVTTQGGFAYVADDRGGLQIFDLPDTIPSFDHDSLYSADPVLISNINTSGRTKDVHVVGNRCYLADGSGGLKVIDISNPYAPCFLAAYSTPYAYGVWADEDNSYITDRDNGLMIFENR